The sequence gaaaggggacctcatggatttactgctccaacgatatgagattaattggctaaactcattaacaattaaacaatattcgttaactgtgggtacactccattaaagatccatagttgcactcttctcactgcagatatatttctatgtccacggatatagatcaatgacaacaagttagtccttcattaAGTGCTCGTAACACCAGTTTGGTCAAATTAACATTTTACCCTAAGTTACCTTTGtattcttaagtaccagtgttcctctaatgaacaacctatttatggtccaaccattaaatagaaacccttctcggaccagtgagagggtaggactctttgttcaagtctcggagacaccatttaagggaacactcatctacttaccctaaagtcgggaaggagtgaattccatttcatgaaattatgtttccagctccccactcgggcttgtccctaaaatggtaggcttcttGAATCGACGAACtggtcactttcacccatacaaatcaaaggacaatctctcaTGACCAGGAGCCATAACTCATTTAGGTTTaaaactaagttgcctaggtcatcttaatgaaatagaaacctaactagtcaacaaagttacatctagtggttactatttcgtggtctgttcttatgaaaactcattgtataggatacctcactcgcatgtcccctacatgaatgcgttggatcattgcatttgtatcaaatacaaagtagatcgtatccatagtgtcaccaggataaggtacccagtcctatccatatactatagaccctttaggctgtatcttgaacgtTGATccccatatgtctccacatacagttcaagactcataaaacagtctaggatgttagtttattagattagggttatttagacaagataaatacaagataaacaATAGCTATTTATTGcaataaacattaataacactTTTGATTGATCAAatattacatttactatctacgagttatagggcataaaacccgataaaaactaaactcaaaacctagtttaacattttgaaacaccgaaaaaatatttacagttCCAGAGTCATATCAACTTTGctctaaattgaaaaaatatatttattctttctaaaataaaaatattaggGGTCTTTTCATATATAGCATAATGGTaaacatatttacaaatatagtaaaatgacaacaaaatttcattttgctattttaaatattgttatatttttaaaaatatttttagcgatttttttatttaaaatcatttctcagataatttatcattcaaaaatgtttcaaaattatcATCAAAAATAGAAATTccttcaaatttaaaacaaaaaatggaattttaagattttaaaattttgatttttttaaaaaacctaaATAGACAACATTTATGTAAGGTCGCAAGTAATATTTGGTCTTCAAAATTTTGTCTATTTATGTCTTTTTGATTAATAGTAAATTCTATGGTAAAATATACTTTTAGTCCATGGAGTTTAGAGTTCATGTCTATTTAGTTTTTCAGATTTAAAATATGTCTATTTAGACTTTCAGGTTTAAAATGGAACACTTTAAGCCCttgaagtttgaaaaataattcaaaatggTCCCTAAAATTAGTTTGACCGTTAGCTGATCGTTAAAAAAGTTGATATGGCAGTGATGAATGACCGTAATACTGATGtggcatttttttaaaaatgaggtgtaaaaataatgaaattttattggcTTATTTTATTAAGGTGGACCTTTCACTTTCCTCCCTTCTCTcacctctcttcttcttcttcagactAATCGCTACAGGAGTTCGGAgttaatatataaatcaaatgttGATGGAACTAATAACCAGAAGACAACTGAAGAGCTCATGGAAAACAATTTAGTGGATTGGGtttggaaatttaattataagttttttttaaaaaaatttctccaaaattttaaattaaagaNAAATAATTGGACTAAATGTAGTCAACGCCTCTTTGCTTGAAAGCAATGAGTAATGAAGATCCATTGCTATCAATATCATGGTACCGTTGCTACCCAAAtttacaataaaagaaaaagaaaagatctGTATATTGTAAGGCAAACAGACCAATCCTATTAATTTGTAGATATGAAACATTGAagatccaaattttaattttttttacatttttttgcaGATCTTAGGCATCGCATAGTAGTGGCCACGAGGAGTTTGCTGGAAGACGAGAATGATAAAGAGGAAGAAGGGAGAGATTGgatatgaagaagaagaaacactgTTATTTTGTAGATCCGCAACAAGTTAAAGTTGTAAatcaatgtttttcttttccatttttcttttttgcataTCTAGATGGAAGAGACGACAATGGTATTGTGGCATTAGCAGCGGCATAGTAGCGATGGTTGTAGCAACAAGTTTGCTAGAAGACGACAATAAGAAGGAAAGAAGATGAAAGGAGAAAGAGAGAGGAGGGAAAGTGAAAGTCCACCTCAACTAACTCAaactaataaattttcattattttcgaCACCTCATCTGAAAAATGCCACATCAGTATTGTACAGTCATTCAGTGACTGCCACATCAACTTTTTAACGGTCAACTAATAATCAAACTAACTTTATGGCCCATTTTGAACTACTTTACCAGTTTCAGAGGCTAAAATATCCCTTTTTAAATCTCAAAGACCAAATAGATATGAAATCCAAACTTAGATCAAAAGTATATTTTgccctaaattttaaaacctaTACTCTTGACAAAATTTCCTGAAATGTGAAAAACTAAGCCTCCCTAGGTAgataggaaaaatggaaaaatcggCTAATCAGATTCTACTTCATGGGACTTTTAACGTTACAACTTGGTAGTAAGACCAAGAGATAAAATGCAAATTTATAAGAGGTTCCTTCAGTTTTCAGTTAGCTTTATAAGAATACATATAGCCTCTAAGTTTTCGTATTTCCTCGGTCGATTCAGCTAGCAAATGATCTACATACAAACAGATTCCAGTACCACTGCAATAAACAAAATCGTATGAACAGAGAATGAGTTCCAAAGTACAATACAAAGTGAAATAATCATTCattatcattttataaaaactacCTGAGAGGACCAAAAGGACGCCAGATAACATCCCATCGAAACCTAGGCAAACTGCATCAAAATACAACATTACATACTGTAACATTGATCAATACCCTTATAAAGGGGAAACCAACAAGAAGTATCCATCACCAAGTAATGAAATATTCTCTTTTATTGCCATCTCTTCTGTCACTACAAGAGGGGTGTATAGCCTCTTGTAAGTTAGTAACTCAACTGACTTGCTTAGTTGAAAACAGGTCTCTGTCCTGTTTTTGTATATTTCAGCAATGAAATTTTCATCTTGCCAGGAGAGACATGTACATTTTTACAGGAATGATATTAGACTGTTAGAAGAATATTAAGTGTATATTAGTAATTAGTTAGAGAGTTTCATTTTGGATATTAGTTAAGAGTATTTGTTAGGCTTGTTAGTTATATAAATAGAGTGAGAAGGTAAGGAGGAAGATTGGAAGGGTCAAGTACCTCAAACACTTTGTTTATTTGGTAGTTTGATTACCTATTATATCTCAATATACCATATACCCTCCAAAAAGAACATAACTCAAGTGGCAGAAtgtttatattattaatctcaAAGCCAGATCTTCAATTCCCCTACCTAACATATTGTCAATATAACATATACTCTCCCCCAAGCAAGCACACACCCTTAGGTACCCTGGCTACGGCCATTTCTAACTAACAAAATTTCTGGGCCAGTAACTACACCCCTCCTCACTCGCTAACGTGTCAGTGTACACACTTCGTAATTGGGGGGCCTATGAGAAAAAGGGTAAAACAACCAAAACAAAGTATTTACATCCAAAAACAAACGAGGAAAAGAGAATTTAATTGACAAGTCAAAAGTCATACCCAATACATCTTCCGTTAGAAGCATAACTTTTGATAAAAAGATTATGAATTTCCAAACCATACCTCATCATGAAATATAGCCAGAAAACTGAGAGTAGGATGCCAATAAAGAATGAGCACCAAAGCCATCGTCGGTGGTAATTTGACTTGCTCACAATCCCAACTATCGAAAATGTACAAGCTAAAATAGCAACCCAATCTGTCGAATTTTCAATTGTGGACATTAACAAGATCCCAGACATGGCCTGACAGCATAACTTAAAAGACATGGTGGCTACAGTTCAAAAAACTTCATCATTTGCAGGAAAAATACATCTAACGCATTTATCAGCAGCGATAGAACGAGGAAGTGAAATTGGGCATTGGTTTATTAGATACGAGTGGCCCCTTTTGTATTTCAATATTGTCAAAAAACCGTTGTGgtttatagaaaataaaaattgaacttcGGTATGAATTTGTCTTTAACGTTTGAAACAAATCGGAGGGGTGAGAATCAATGATGCAATAATGAATTGAAACTAATGGAGAGATTTGTAAGAAAAACCTGCTGCTATAATCATCCATGAATCAACGTCCTCCATGAAGTAAGCATGATAACGCtgcagaagaagaaaaaaagcatGAAAAGTTGCACTTCTGTATAATACAAACGATGGAGCCAAGAGCATAAACTCAATGTATCCTTTACAAATACTGTATCCCTGACTAACAGCATATAGAACTAGAACAATGAAATTGGAGTTAACTTCTTAGAAGAAGTTGAAATTTCATCATTTCACGATAGCAATTTAATAAGATTCTCAGCAAAATTGACATACCAGCTCCCACGGAGAAGAAACCTGCtgaacgattgagtaaagaagAAAAGCCGCGTAGCAAAAAAGAAATACCGCAAACACAGTCTGATCATGATGAAGAGTTGGACACAGAGAAGAACAATCAGACATGAGCATccctaattttctttaaaaaaatccgGAAAATCATAGGATAGTTCGATACCCTCCATAAAAGACTCTGTTGATCATTTGCCCTTTCGAACGAACGAACCATCTCCTCTTGCGCTGTAAGTCAAACACCGAAGTAGGGTTTAAAAACACCTCTGCAAAAGAACTTCAGAGAGGATCGATTACCTTGGCTGTCAATGGGACGAAAATCGTCAAGGGACGGATCATCCCGAGTGGGAAGAGACACCGTATTATCCCGAGATTTCATCAAAATTCTTGCTAACTTCTTGATCGCCATCTTCAACACTGCGATCTGGCTCTTCGTTTTGATGAAGAACGCCAATTTTGAAGTCAGATAGGCGGAGACCGGAGACTGCGGCAATTGCCATTAGTTGGGAAATTTATACGGACGATGGAGGTATAAAATGTCAAACgatccatttttaaaaaataatgtcaattgaccatattttgaaaattaatgataTGTATAAAAGTAGAAAGTTGagttgaattaattattatttgaagaGTTAATTGTACAGAGTTTAGTTGAGTTTGGAAGTCGATGTTTGAGTGTAGAGTGAGTTGCAGTATCTTAATGCAGTTTTTATAAATGAGATtggttctttttattttattttatttgttttgttttgttatgctttactatgttgattaattttcaactatacacctatttttttcaaatcttttatgacataaacgggataatcttaaatttttatcTCAATTTGCAAAACATAATCGATTATTTTCAAtgaattcttttaaaaaactataataattctaattctcttcaatctgtAAAACATACCACCAAAATACATATCATATTGTTGTTCAATTACTAATGAATTGATATATTGTATATACgtatattgaatcttgctaactaaacattattatttcacatattgTACACATGAACTTGAATAACTGGATAACTTAAtagtttatgtttatataatatggatcgTATATCTGAAACTGAAATTGTACAAAGAATAATTACCTTTCATTTCATAatgatggtgagaatgtgatTGTGTAGTATAGTAACATTGTTCTGAacatcacaaaaataatatcaacTGACCGAATTGAAGGAAcctttgaaggtccttgagcggaaatGTGTATTGTtcccaaaaatttattttcatagaatcattcaattttaaaaagaaaaagaaaaagaaaaaagcaatcaacataaaactaaaacatgctttaaaataagaaaaggaaactTAGGGTTTGAGAAGCCTTAAccttgaagaaccattcttcactTCGAATCTTGATAGGTACAATCTCGAACCCTCAAATCGtcaatgaggacaccaccacgaaTGTTACCTCTATATTATCTATGATGAGAATCACAAGAGTTTTGTGAGCCGTGTATTTTGGTAGAGAGGGAAAGATtttgggtattttttttttcagacaCCTTTTTCTTTTCGTGAAGTACAAGTGAGCATACCAACCACACCCCtatcacgatcgaaagatgagAGATtttagggggagggagttagaaaaaaatataactccatccattttaaatttaaaaaatttaaaataaagttaaacaaattaaaactaatttcaatttatttaatatatataatgcaGTAGCTAacttaacatataatatatacttactatatgttatatccaatataaaatataacctatagtttaatattgtatcatatacaatataacctatagtattaattcTCACATCAAtgggatttaatataaatcctatttaaattaaattcaattatatgaatccaattcacatcactaatatttgaatcatattcaaatatttatttcctgtcatttaaactttatattataatatatcaaatatattataataattatatcatatataattaagttcaatcaattatatcatatacttAATTCCCTCAAATTCCTATAGTTCTTAGCTATCGTTTTTGCGGCCAAtgattcattaactagcttatTTCATCGCGTAGGTGTGACACTACCATTTTAAGATCCCAGATGTATGCTTAAATAGGCTACTGTAAGGAATgacaattattgaaaattaacctaagaaaccttATCAAGTAATGAAGTTTGCATTATTCTGAATCCTATGATCATGCCCTCCGTAGGGGTGGTCGCTCCTGGATGACGTGTAGGTGAATCATAGGAATTTCACGATACaatctaatggaggagaccataggatatattgacacgcgtccttctcccacttactatgaacacttttcctattcaccttggtatttgacccatgcaaacactttctgaagggAGGCCGcacctagggtgacacgaagccgagcatggatctcatggtgtggaatcttagggacgtgagagctaaaaattgatatattacatataccatttttctcccaATAAAGTGTTATACTGGTTTAGGGTTTTTGTTATGCATAGTTAAATTCTGACTAATGAATCTATCAAAGTCTatgcctattataactcttataatttgaTCCTTACTCTGATATTCTAGGtgaattaaaccatttaattaacCTAGTGAAAATACATGCTAACAGAATTAAGGTTAATTTAACTCAAGTTTCGGTCAACTCCTAGGTAGGAGGTATTATGTAAACTAtcatcttaaatacccccagtCTAAACAGAACTTCACAGGTAGAGTTCCCTTATAACCTAAAGTACTGTTTTTCTTACTTAGTCATatattctaatcttattagaattaatgtgacctaaagtctaaattaatattaaacattttaaaattaattccaattccCTAAGATCCTAAGTTTacatataactctttattataagttGACGgttactaaatattaattttataactattagaaaattaattattaacctTATAATTATGCTTTATATGGTCTAATTAATTAACAgtaaaattctaattaattagaaaaccatctgacatgcatttcatgactttaatataacaatgATATTATACTATGgatgtgtcatgctcaatgcaaattgattttaaatttattaatataacacttatatcaaTCAATTCATGAAAATCAAACAAGCAAACACaatacattaataaatataactctttatatttacctaagtaattTCATGCATTATCCTTTTTCAATCTCATATATCTAACATTATAAACTATATCAAATAACTCATGAAATCATATATCATGCATTAATACTATACATtgtaactcttataatatattaaaatgtatgaacatgcttaacctatgttgagatttatctaaatgacatctataaaacataatttaaacaacaaatGAACTAAGTAATTTGGTCCCtagaataaaataaagcaataaattacattaattttggcaaactTTATCCTAAAAAGACTTTTACCGCTTAAGAACTAGATGAGACTAACTCGAATCGATCCGAATTGCTTCAAACCGGACCTCAAAACTGCGAACCAAGCCAACCCAACACAAAACCGGACCCAACCAGCTTGAACCACCCGAAATAGACCATACCATCTTGGATCGCAGCTAAACCGGACGCATTTCACCAACCCTCATGAAATTGagtcagcattgcaacgctgagcTGCAACATTGTAATGCCGCGACATTTGGAAGCGAATCTAGGAAGATTTGCGATTCGTCCATTTTGGCCAAAAATGGTCTCGATCTTCATCgtaaataaccctaattaaagACACGGACTTACAAAAGACTCGATTTACATGATAAAATGCCCAAAACTTTAGAGGCCTTTACAAATTGATCAAATCAAAATATGTAAATCTCTAGCCAAATTATACCGTAAACATTTATTCGCAAACCACATTCCAGAATGCAATTTAACCCACCAAACTAgtgcaaattttaaaatttcaaaattaactatatgagttgctctgataccaattgcaGGTATAAAAGCCCTAACGAAACGGAAGAACCAAGACCCAACTCCAAATTAATTAGAATCCAAAATACAAGTACATTGGAAAcacatacaaaataaaatagagaTAAAAGACAACCTCAACCTACAGTATAAATTAGGTTAAACATGCTACATCTTTTTGGGAACTTAATCTTACAGAGAGAGAAAAACGTTACTTACTCTCGTTGACGACTAAGATGAAAAAACCAAATCTTCTCGAGATGGAATTCAAGAACACCAACACTTGGGAACCTCCCTATTTTCTGATAAATTGGGGTTATTAGTTTGTGGGAGCCAtagcaaaattggaaaaagaaaaacaccaagataatatgattttcttgagagaattttatagagactttttcttttttcaacaaTCATTTTTCtgtgaaaaaagaaaacttcttCATCTCCCAGGTATATTTAGGCATGGGATCCTAAACGTGGGTAGTTATCCACAATCTTTTTTATAACTCCTatggatctgtctcttatacacatctagatgtgtataagagacagattttatagagactttttcttttttcaacaaTCATTTTTCtgtgaaaaaagaaaacttcttCATCTCCCAGGTATATTTAGGCATGGGATCCTAAACGTGGGTAGTTATCCACAATCTTTTTTATAACTCCTAtggatatattattatttaatttaaaattttaattaaataattaataattaataattaatttaattcactaatttactaactaaattaataattaattaaatccaatttaattaatgttgggttatatgtcctaaaactcgtagtttgtaacttttaaacatatttttatttcaatgaaGATGTTATTAAAATTGTTTCAACAAAGATATTATTGAACGTATAAAATGCATTTATATATTCCTAAATCTAATAACCCAACGAACCCATGACTATAagatgaatacttaaactttatgtagagacataaaagaggatcaggtttgggtatatagccaaaacggt comes from Benincasa hispida cultivar B227 chromosome 2, ASM972705v1, whole genome shotgun sequence and encodes:
- the LOC120071865 gene encoding uncharacterized protein LOC120071865 isoform X1 → MAIKKLARILMKSRDNTVSLPTRDDPSLDDFRPIDSQAQEEMVRSFERANDQQSLLWRTVFAVFLFCYAAFLLYSIVQQVSSPWELRYHAYFMEDVDSWMIIAAATMSFKLCCQAMSGILLMSTIENSTDWVAILACTFSIVGIVSKSNYHRRWLWCSFFIGILLSVFWLYFMMSLPRFRWDVIWRPFGPLSGTGICLYVDHLLAESTEEIRKLRGYMYSYKAN
- the LOC120071865 gene encoding uncharacterized protein LOC120071865 isoform X2, with product MAIKKLARILMKSRDNTVSLPTRDDPSLDDFRPIDSQAQEEMVRSFERANDQQSLLWRTVFAVFLFCYAAFLLYSIVQQVSSPWELRYHAYFMEDVDSWMIIAADWVAILACTFSIVGIVSKSNYHRRWLWCSFFIGILLSVFWLYFMMSLPRFRWDVIWRPFGPLSGTGICLYVDHLLAESTEEIRKLRGYMYSYKAN
- the LOC120071865 gene encoding uncharacterized protein LOC120071865 isoform X3, whose protein sequence is MAIKKLARILMKSRDNTVSLPTRDDPSLDDFRPIDSQAQEEMVRSFERANDQQSLLWRTVFAVFLFCYAAFLLYSIVQQVSSPWELRYHAYFMEDVDSWMIIAAVCLGFDGMLSGVLLVLSVVLESVCM